A stretch of the Rosa rugosa chromosome 5, drRosRugo1.1, whole genome shotgun sequence genome encodes the following:
- the LOC133709494 gene encoding histidine-containing phosphotransfer protein 1 yields the protein MEVGQMQRQWVDYTKSLFLEGLLDGQFLQLQQLQDESNPDFVVEVVSLFFDDSEKLLNDITRALEQPSVDFKKIGAHVHQFKGSSSSVGAQRVKNGCIAFRNFCEEQNIEGCIRCLQQLKQEYYLVKNKLETLFAMEQQIVAAGGSIPMLELSF from the exons atggAGGTGGGTCAGATGCAGAGACAGTGGGTTGACTACACAAAGTCCTTGTTTCTGGAG GGGCTTTTGGATGGACAGTTTCTGCAGCTTCAACAGCTTCAAGATGAGAGCAACCCAGATTTTGTTGTGGAAGTGGTGTCTCTATTCTTTGATGATTCTGAGAAGCTTCTCAATGATATCACCAGAGCTCT AGAGCAGCCGAGTGTAGACTTCAAAAAGATTGGTGCCCATGTTCACCAGTTCAAGGGTAGCAGCTCCAG TGTTGGTGCACAAAGAGTTAAAAATGGCTGCATTGCTTTCCGCAACTTCTGTGAGGAACAAAACATTGAAGG GTGTATCAGATGTCTTCAACAATTAAAGCAAGAGTACTACCTTGTGAAGAACAAGCTTGAAACTCTTTTCGCG ATGGAGCAACAAATTGTGGCAGCTGGTGGGTCAATTCCTATGTTGGAATTAAGTTTCTAA